From Pseudomonas sp. StFLB209, a single genomic window includes:
- the coaD gene encoding pantetheine-phosphate adenylyltransferase, with protein sequence MNRVLYPGTFDPITKGHGDLVERASRLFDHVIIAVAASPKKNPLFPLEQRVELAREVTAHLPNVEVIGFSTLLAQLAKEQNANILLRGLRAVSDFEYEFQLANMNRQLAPDVESLFLTPSERYSFISSTLVREIAALGGDITKFVHPAVANALTERFKSN encoded by the coding sequence ATGAACCGAGTGTTGTATCCAGGCACCTTCGACCCGATTACCAAGGGCCACGGCGATCTGGTCGAACGCGCCTCGCGCCTGTTCGATCATGTGATCATTGCCGTGGCGGCCAGCCCCAAGAAGAACCCGTTGTTCCCGCTCGAGCAACGGGTTGAGCTGGCCAGGGAAGTAACCGCCCATCTGCCCAATGTCGAAGTCATCGGCTTCTCGACCCTGCTGGCGCAACTGGCCAAGGAGCAGAATGCCAATATTCTGCTGCGCGGCCTGCGTGCGGTGTCAGACTTCGAGTACGAATTCCAGCTGGCCAACATGAACCGACAACTGGCCCCGGACGTGGAAAGCCTGTTCCTGACTCCGTCGGAGCGTTACTCGTTCATCTCTTCGACCCTGGTCCGGGAAATCGCCGCTTTGGGTGGCGATATCACCAAGTTCGTCCACCCGGCCGTGGCCAATGCGCTGACCGAGCGGTTCAAGAGCAATTGA
- a CDS encoding coniferyl aldehyde dehydrogenase — protein sequence MSDTQQRLDAAFSLQRQAFAANPMPSVAQRQAWLRELAQQLKAQRQALVTAISTDFGHRSADETLLAELLPSLMGIRDARRRLKGWMKPSRRHVGLAFQPASAKVMYQPLGVVGIIVPWNYPLFLAIGPLTGALAAGNRVMLKLSESTPATGQLLKQMLAQIFPQDLVCVVLGEVEVGMAFSRLPFDHLLFTGATGIGKQVMRAAAEHLTPVTLELGGKSPAIVSRDVPLADAAQRLAFGKTLNAGQTCVAPDYVLVPRERLDGLVEALRHTVQGFYPEPTRNRDSTHIINQRQRRRLQHYVDDAIGKGAQAIVLQPQGQDGQMPLTLLLDVDDSMQVMQEEIFGPLLPVLPYDTLEQALGWINQRPRPLALYFFGYDKHEQRQVLERTHSGGVCINDTLQHVAVDDLPFGGIGPSGMGHYHGREGFLTFSKAKSVLIKPRLNTTRLIYPPYGKTLQRLIQWLFIR from the coding sequence ATGAGCGACACGCAGCAACGGCTGGACGCCGCCTTTTCTCTCCAGCGCCAGGCCTTTGCGGCCAACCCGATGCCATCAGTTGCGCAGCGCCAGGCGTGGTTGCGTGAGTTGGCGCAGCAGCTCAAGGCGCAGCGCCAGGCACTGGTGACGGCAATCAGTACGGATTTCGGCCATCGCAGTGCCGATGAAACCCTGCTGGCCGAACTGCTGCCCAGCCTGATGGGCATCCGCGATGCAAGGCGGCGCCTGAAGGGCTGGATGAAACCCTCGCGACGCCACGTCGGGCTGGCCTTCCAGCCGGCATCGGCGAAGGTCATGTACCAGCCGCTGGGGGTGGTTGGCATCATCGTGCCGTGGAACTACCCGTTGTTTCTGGCTATCGGCCCGCTGACCGGAGCCCTGGCAGCCGGCAACCGGGTGATGCTCAAACTCAGCGAGTCGACCCCCGCCACCGGTCAGTTGCTCAAGCAGATGCTGGCGCAGATTTTCCCGCAAGACCTGGTGTGCGTGGTGCTGGGTGAAGTCGAGGTCGGCATGGCGTTTTCCCGACTGCCGTTCGACCACTTGCTATTCACCGGCGCAACCGGCATAGGCAAGCAGGTGATGCGGGCCGCTGCCGAGCACCTGACCCCGGTGACCCTGGAACTGGGCGGCAAGTCGCCGGCCATTGTGTCTCGTGACGTGCCGCTAGCGGATGCCGCGCAACGGCTGGCCTTCGGCAAGACCCTCAACGCCGGGCAAACCTGTGTGGCCCCGGATTACGTGCTGGTGCCCCGGGAACGCCTCGACGGCCTGGTCGAAGCCTTGCGCCACACAGTCCAAGGCTTCTACCCGGAGCCGACCCGCAACCGCGACAGCACGCACATCATCAATCAACGCCAGCGCCGTCGCCTGCAGCATTATGTGGATGACGCCATCGGCAAAGGCGCCCAGGCAATCGTCCTGCAACCGCAGGGTCAGGACGGCCAAATGCCGTTGACACTGCTGCTGGATGTCGACGACAGCATGCAGGTAATGCAGGAAGAGATCTTCGGGCCGCTGTTGCCGGTATTGCCTTACGACACCCTGGAACAGGCGCTGGGCTGGATCAACCAGCGCCCACGGCCACTGGCCCTGTATTTCTTTGGCTACGACAAACACGAGCAGCGACAGGTGCTGGAGCGCACCCACTCAGGCGGGGTGTGCATCAACGACACCTTGCAACATGTCGCGGTGGACGACCTGCCGTTCGGCGGCATCGGCCCTTCGGGGATGGGCCATTACCATGGCCGCGAAGGTTTTCTGACCTTCAGCAAAGCCAAGAGCGTGCTGATCAAGCCGCGCCTGAACACCACACGGCTCATTTACCCGCCGTACGGCAAAACCCTGCAGCGGCTGATCCAGTGGCTGTTTATTCGCTGA
- a CDS encoding sulfurtransferase has product MPLAQLISPRELAARLEEPGLVILDCRFALEDADYGQRSYAQGHIERSWFADLERDLSGPVSKGKTGRHPLPEPRALVERLRSWGINNDSTVVLYDDGPGAFAARAWWLLAWLGKRDGVYLLDGGLKTWHAAGLPLSLDPAGNEPGHFNGEPDNSLVLSAERLQKRLGRPTLSLIDARAEPRFRGEVEPIDPVAGHIPGAQCLAFTENLGADGCFLPAEKLRERFAAALQDRPPSELVAYCGSGVTACHNLFAMALAGYPLGALYAGSWSEWITDPKREIATGG; this is encoded by the coding sequence ATGCCTCTCGCGCAACTGATCAGCCCCCGGGAACTGGCCGCCAGGCTGGAGGAGCCAGGGCTGGTGATTCTCGATTGCCGTTTTGCTCTGGAAGATGCCGACTACGGGCAGCGCAGCTATGCCCAGGGCCATATCGAGCGCTCTTGGTTCGCCGATCTGGAGCGCGACCTCAGTGGCCCGGTGAGCAAGGGCAAGACCGGCCGTCATCCACTGCCCGAGCCCCGCGCACTGGTCGAGCGGTTGCGCAGTTGGGGCATCAACAACGACAGCACGGTGGTGCTTTACGATGACGGCCCCGGCGCTTTTGCCGCCAGAGCCTGGTGGCTGCTGGCCTGGCTGGGCAAGCGCGACGGCGTGTATTTGCTCGATGGTGGCCTCAAGACCTGGCATGCGGCAGGCCTGCCACTGAGCCTTGATCCGGCCGGTAACGAGCCAGGTCATTTCAATGGCGAACCGGACAATTCACTGGTGTTGAGCGCCGAACGCCTGCAAAAGCGTCTCGGGCGGCCAACCCTGAGCCTGATCGATGCACGTGCTGAACCGCGCTTTCGTGGTGAAGTCGAGCCGATTGATCCGGTGGCAGGGCACATCCCCGGCGCGCAATGCCTGGCGTTTACCGAGAACCTTGGCGCCGATGGCTGCTTTTTGCCGGCCGAAAAGCTGCGCGAGCGCTTTGCCGCCGCCCTGCAGGACCGCCCTCCCAGCGAGCTGGTGGCCTACTGCGGCTCAGGCGTGACGGCCTGTCATAACCTGTTTGCCATGGCGCTGGCCGGTTACCCGTTGGGCGCCCTGTATGCCGGCTCGTGGAGTGAGTGGATTACCGACCCCAAGCGCGAAATCGCCACCGGCGGCTGA